From Ipomoea triloba cultivar NCNSP0323 chromosome 5, ASM357664v1, the proteins below share one genomic window:
- the LOC116020095 gene encoding probable glutamate carboxypeptidase LAMP1 isoform X1: MYKVSISSLIALAACIPLLFLPSPPKSYYHSLFLSDSISDNSSIANHLYILTRRPHVAGSQANSQTAAYVLSTLTSYNIQSHIRSYDVSLTYPVFRSLSLKPSSSEQPVEFDLCQEIYEGDPYADVANEVLPTFHAYAKSGTAIGPLVYANYGRVQDFERLREMGVNLTGNVVLARYGAIFRGDIVENAQEAGAIGVLIYTDRKEYGGGGGDTKWFPDDKWMPPSGVQVGTVYDGAGDPTTPGWPSTEECERISIEEVEKGGNVPLIPSLPISWADVDAIMRSIGGQVADEDWQGGKGAPVYKIGPGPGIVNLNYTGKHAISTIENIIGIIEGAEEPDRLVILGNHRDAWTFGTVDPNSGTAALLEVAERLGKLLKRGWKPRRTIVLCNWDAEEYGLIGSTEWVEENREILVSRVVAYLNIDIAVQDAGFQASATPQLDELLIQATQQVQDPDNPSQTIYQSSIGSSNSSNIKLGRLGGGGSDYAAFIQHIGVPSADISFGEGYPVYHSMYDDFVWMKKYGDPMFHRHVAAASIWGLVALQLADEEILPFNYLSYAYELEKCAEELKDEVSDKGVKLFPLFNSIEKFKKAAIKINDEKKAFETVKARALPQRKDSWKVRELNDRLMMAERAFTDPDGLTTRPWYKHMIYAPSKHNDYGSKSFPGVDDSIEQAKSVNTKQSWLLVQHEVWRVARAITQASLVLSGKLT; encoded by the exons ATGTACAAGGTATCAATATCCAGCCTCATAGCACTAGCTGCTTGCATCCCTCTCCTTTTCCTGCCATCTCCACCCAAATCCTACTACCACTCTCTATTCCTATCTGATTCCATCTCAGATAATTCATCCATAGCAAACCACCTATACATCCTAACTAGGAGGCCACATGTTGCTGGCTCCCAAGCCAATTCTCAGACTGCAGCCTATGTTCTGTCCACTCTCACTTCCTACAACATCCAATCCCATATAAGATCCTATGATGTCTCCTTAACTTACCCTGTTTTCCGCTCTTTAAGTCTAAAACCCTCATCTTCAGAACAACCAGTTGAGTTTGATCTTTGCCAGGAGATTTATGAGGGCGATCCTTATGCAGACGTTGCAAATGAGGTGCTACCTACGTTTCATGCATATGCAAAGTCTGGCACTGCAATAGGGCCTTTGGTATATGCAAATTATGGGCGAGTGCAGGATTTTGAAAGGTTGAGAGAAATGGGGGTAAATTTAACAGGAAATGTTGTTTTAGCAAGATACGGAGCGATATTCAGAGGAGACATTGTCGAGAATGCACAAGAAGCGGGTGCGATTGGAGTACTGATCTACACGGATAGGAAGGAGTATGGCGGAGGTGGGGGTGATACTAAATGGTTCCCTGATGATAAGTGGATGCCACCAAGTGGAGTTCAAGTGGGAACGGTGTATGATGGGGCCGGTGATCCTACCACACCTGGGTGGCCTAGTACTGAAGAATGTGAGAGAATATCTATTGAGGAGGTAGAGAAAGGAGGGAATGTTCCATTGATACCTTCATTGCCTATTTCCTGGGCAGATGTTGATGCAATCATGAGGTCCATAGGTGGGCAAGTAGCCGATGAAGATTGGCAGGGAGGAAAGGGTGCTCCAGTTTACAAGATTGGACCAGGACCTGGAATTGTAAACCTCAATTACACA GGGAAACATGCTATAAGCACTATTGAGAACATTATTGGAATAATTGAAGGGGCAGAAGAACCTGATAG ATTGGTAATACTAGGTAATCATCGGGATGCCTGGACTTTTGGAACTGTAGATCCCAATAGTGGCACAGCAGCTCTACTTGAG GTTGCAGAAAGGCTAGGGAAACTGCTCAAGCGAGGCTGGAAACCTCGACGAACAATTGTCTTGTGCAACTGGGATGCTGAGGAGTATGGCTTG ATAGGTTCAACAGAGTGGGTTGAAGAGAACAGGGAAATTTTAGTCTCAAGGGTTGTTGCCTACTTGAATATCGATATTGCAGTGCAAGATGCAGGGTTCCAAGCTTCTGCAACACCACAGCTTGATGAATTACTAATACAAGCCACACAACAA GTCCAAGACCCAGATAATCCATCACAAACTATTTATCAATCATCGATTGGATCAAGCAACAGTTCAAATATAAAG CTTGGGAGGTTAGGAGGTGGAGGATCAGATTATGCAGCCTTCATACAACACATTGGTGTTCCATCAGCAGATATATCATTTGGAGAAG GTTACCCAGTTTACCACTCCATGTATGACGATTTCGTCTGGATGAAGAAATATGGTGATCCAATGTTTCATAGGCATGTAGCAG CGGCAAGCATTTGGGGATTAGTAGCACTGCAGCTTGCAGATGAAGAAATTTTGCCATTCAACTATCTATCTTATGCATATGAACTAGAG AAATGTGCAGAAGAGTTGAAAGATGAAGTATCAGATAAGGGGGTAAAACTTTTTCCCTTGTTTAATTCTATTGAGAAGTTTAAAAAGGCAGCCATTAAGATAAACGATGAAAAGAAG GCATTTGAAACAGTAAAAGCTAGGGCATTACCACAAAGAAAAGATTCCTGGAAAGTAAGAGAATTAAATGACAGACTAATGATGGCAGAACGGGCATTCACAGATCCAGATGGACTAACTACAAGGCCATGGTATAAACACATG ATTTATGCTCCATCAAAGCACAATGATTATGGATCCAAGTCCTTCCCAGGAGTAGATGACAGCATTGAGCAGGCTAAGAGCGTAAACACCAAACAGTCATGGCTTTTAGTTCAACATGAAGTGTGGAGAGTTGCTAGAGCCATAACACAAGCATCTCTAGTCCTTAGTGGTAAATTAACATGA
- the LOC116020095 gene encoding probable glutamate carboxypeptidase LAMP1 isoform X2 translates to MYKVSISSLIALAACIPLLFLPSPPKSYYHSLFLSDSISDNSSIANHLYILTRRPHVAGSQANSQTAAYVLSTLTSYNIQSHIRSYDVSLTYPVFRSLSLKPSSSEQPVEFDLCQEIYEGDPYADVANEVLPTFHAYAKSGTAIGPLVYANYGRVQDFERLREMGVNLTGNVVLARYGAIFRGDIVENAQEAGAIGVLIYTDRKEYGGGGGDTKWFPDDKWMPPSGVQVGTVYDGAGDPTTPGWPSTEECERISIEEVEKGGNVPLIPSLPISWADVDAIMRSIGGQVADEDWQGGKGAPVYKIGPGPGIVNLNYTGKHAISTIENIIGIIEGAEEPDRLVILGNHRDAWTFGTVDPNSGTAALLEVAERLGKLLKRGWKPRRTIVLCNWDAEEYGLIGSTEWVEENREILVSRVVAYLNIDIAVQDAGFQASATPQLDELLIQATQQLGRLGGGGSDYAAFIQHIGVPSADISFGEGYPVYHSMYDDFVWMKKYGDPMFHRHVAAASIWGLVALQLADEEILPFNYLSYAYELEKCAEELKDEVSDKGVKLFPLFNSIEKFKKAAIKINDEKKAFETVKARALPQRKDSWKVRELNDRLMMAERAFTDPDGLTTRPWYKHMIYAPSKHNDYGSKSFPGVDDSIEQAKSVNTKQSWLLVQHEVWRVARAITQASLVLSGKLT, encoded by the exons ATGTACAAGGTATCAATATCCAGCCTCATAGCACTAGCTGCTTGCATCCCTCTCCTTTTCCTGCCATCTCCACCCAAATCCTACTACCACTCTCTATTCCTATCTGATTCCATCTCAGATAATTCATCCATAGCAAACCACCTATACATCCTAACTAGGAGGCCACATGTTGCTGGCTCCCAAGCCAATTCTCAGACTGCAGCCTATGTTCTGTCCACTCTCACTTCCTACAACATCCAATCCCATATAAGATCCTATGATGTCTCCTTAACTTACCCTGTTTTCCGCTCTTTAAGTCTAAAACCCTCATCTTCAGAACAACCAGTTGAGTTTGATCTTTGCCAGGAGATTTATGAGGGCGATCCTTATGCAGACGTTGCAAATGAGGTGCTACCTACGTTTCATGCATATGCAAAGTCTGGCACTGCAATAGGGCCTTTGGTATATGCAAATTATGGGCGAGTGCAGGATTTTGAAAGGTTGAGAGAAATGGGGGTAAATTTAACAGGAAATGTTGTTTTAGCAAGATACGGAGCGATATTCAGAGGAGACATTGTCGAGAATGCACAAGAAGCGGGTGCGATTGGAGTACTGATCTACACGGATAGGAAGGAGTATGGCGGAGGTGGGGGTGATACTAAATGGTTCCCTGATGATAAGTGGATGCCACCAAGTGGAGTTCAAGTGGGAACGGTGTATGATGGGGCCGGTGATCCTACCACACCTGGGTGGCCTAGTACTGAAGAATGTGAGAGAATATCTATTGAGGAGGTAGAGAAAGGAGGGAATGTTCCATTGATACCTTCATTGCCTATTTCCTGGGCAGATGTTGATGCAATCATGAGGTCCATAGGTGGGCAAGTAGCCGATGAAGATTGGCAGGGAGGAAAGGGTGCTCCAGTTTACAAGATTGGACCAGGACCTGGAATTGTAAACCTCAATTACACA GGGAAACATGCTATAAGCACTATTGAGAACATTATTGGAATAATTGAAGGGGCAGAAGAACCTGATAG ATTGGTAATACTAGGTAATCATCGGGATGCCTGGACTTTTGGAACTGTAGATCCCAATAGTGGCACAGCAGCTCTACTTGAG GTTGCAGAAAGGCTAGGGAAACTGCTCAAGCGAGGCTGGAAACCTCGACGAACAATTGTCTTGTGCAACTGGGATGCTGAGGAGTATGGCTTG ATAGGTTCAACAGAGTGGGTTGAAGAGAACAGGGAAATTTTAGTCTCAAGGGTTGTTGCCTACTTGAATATCGATATTGCAGTGCAAGATGCAGGGTTCCAAGCTTCTGCAACACCACAGCTTGATGAATTACTAATACAAGCCACACAACAA CTTGGGAGGTTAGGAGGTGGAGGATCAGATTATGCAGCCTTCATACAACACATTGGTGTTCCATCAGCAGATATATCATTTGGAGAAG GTTACCCAGTTTACCACTCCATGTATGACGATTTCGTCTGGATGAAGAAATATGGTGATCCAATGTTTCATAGGCATGTAGCAG CGGCAAGCATTTGGGGATTAGTAGCACTGCAGCTTGCAGATGAAGAAATTTTGCCATTCAACTATCTATCTTATGCATATGAACTAGAG AAATGTGCAGAAGAGTTGAAAGATGAAGTATCAGATAAGGGGGTAAAACTTTTTCCCTTGTTTAATTCTATTGAGAAGTTTAAAAAGGCAGCCATTAAGATAAACGATGAAAAGAAG GCATTTGAAACAGTAAAAGCTAGGGCATTACCACAAAGAAAAGATTCCTGGAAAGTAAGAGAATTAAATGACAGACTAATGATGGCAGAACGGGCATTCACAGATCCAGATGGACTAACTACAAGGCCATGGTATAAACACATG ATTTATGCTCCATCAAAGCACAATGATTATGGATCCAAGTCCTTCCCAGGAGTAGATGACAGCATTGAGCAGGCTAAGAGCGTAAACACCAAACAGTCATGGCTTTTAGTTCAACATGAAGTGTGGAGAGTTGCTAGAGCCATAACACAAGCATCTCTAGTCCTTAGTGGTAAATTAACATGA
- the LOC116020095 gene encoding probable glutamate carboxypeptidase LAMP1 isoform X3 encodes MYKVSISSLIALAACIPLLFLPSPPKSYYHSLFLSDSISDNSSIANHLYILTRRPHVAGSQANSQTAAYVLSTLTSYNIQSHIRSYDVSLTYPVFRSLSLKPSSSEQPVEFDLCQEIYEGDPYADVANEVLPTFHAYAKSGTAIGPLVYANYGRVQDFERLREMGVNLTGNVVLARYGAIFRGDIVENAQEAGAIGVLIYTDRKEYGGGGGDTKWFPDDKWMPPSGVQVGTVYDGAGDPTTPGWPSTEECERISIEEVEKGGNVPLIPSLPISWADVDAIMRSIGGQVADEDWQGGKGAPVYKIGPGPGIVNLNYTGKHAISTIENIIGIIEGAEEPDRLVILGNHRDAWTFGTVDPNSGTAALLEVAERLGKLLKRGWKPRRTIVLCNWDAEEYGLLGRLGGGGSDYAAFIQHIGVPSADISFGEGYPVYHSMYDDFVWMKKYGDPMFHRHVAAASIWGLVALQLADEEILPFNYLSYAYELEKCAEELKDEVSDKGVKLFPLFNSIEKFKKAAIKINDEKKAFETVKARALPQRKDSWKVRELNDRLMMAERAFTDPDGLTTRPWYKHMIYAPSKHNDYGSKSFPGVDDSIEQAKSVNTKQSWLLVQHEVWRVARAITQASLVLSGKLT; translated from the exons ATGTACAAGGTATCAATATCCAGCCTCATAGCACTAGCTGCTTGCATCCCTCTCCTTTTCCTGCCATCTCCACCCAAATCCTACTACCACTCTCTATTCCTATCTGATTCCATCTCAGATAATTCATCCATAGCAAACCACCTATACATCCTAACTAGGAGGCCACATGTTGCTGGCTCCCAAGCCAATTCTCAGACTGCAGCCTATGTTCTGTCCACTCTCACTTCCTACAACATCCAATCCCATATAAGATCCTATGATGTCTCCTTAACTTACCCTGTTTTCCGCTCTTTAAGTCTAAAACCCTCATCTTCAGAACAACCAGTTGAGTTTGATCTTTGCCAGGAGATTTATGAGGGCGATCCTTATGCAGACGTTGCAAATGAGGTGCTACCTACGTTTCATGCATATGCAAAGTCTGGCACTGCAATAGGGCCTTTGGTATATGCAAATTATGGGCGAGTGCAGGATTTTGAAAGGTTGAGAGAAATGGGGGTAAATTTAACAGGAAATGTTGTTTTAGCAAGATACGGAGCGATATTCAGAGGAGACATTGTCGAGAATGCACAAGAAGCGGGTGCGATTGGAGTACTGATCTACACGGATAGGAAGGAGTATGGCGGAGGTGGGGGTGATACTAAATGGTTCCCTGATGATAAGTGGATGCCACCAAGTGGAGTTCAAGTGGGAACGGTGTATGATGGGGCCGGTGATCCTACCACACCTGGGTGGCCTAGTACTGAAGAATGTGAGAGAATATCTATTGAGGAGGTAGAGAAAGGAGGGAATGTTCCATTGATACCTTCATTGCCTATTTCCTGGGCAGATGTTGATGCAATCATGAGGTCCATAGGTGGGCAAGTAGCCGATGAAGATTGGCAGGGAGGAAAGGGTGCTCCAGTTTACAAGATTGGACCAGGACCTGGAATTGTAAACCTCAATTACACA GGGAAACATGCTATAAGCACTATTGAGAACATTATTGGAATAATTGAAGGGGCAGAAGAACCTGATAG ATTGGTAATACTAGGTAATCATCGGGATGCCTGGACTTTTGGAACTGTAGATCCCAATAGTGGCACAGCAGCTCTACTTGAG GTTGCAGAAAGGCTAGGGAAACTGCTCAAGCGAGGCTGGAAACCTCGACGAACAATTGTCTTGTGCAACTGGGATGCTGAGGAGTATGGCTTG CTTGGGAGGTTAGGAGGTGGAGGATCAGATTATGCAGCCTTCATACAACACATTGGTGTTCCATCAGCAGATATATCATTTGGAGAAG GTTACCCAGTTTACCACTCCATGTATGACGATTTCGTCTGGATGAAGAAATATGGTGATCCAATGTTTCATAGGCATGTAGCAG CGGCAAGCATTTGGGGATTAGTAGCACTGCAGCTTGCAGATGAAGAAATTTTGCCATTCAACTATCTATCTTATGCATATGAACTAGAG AAATGTGCAGAAGAGTTGAAAGATGAAGTATCAGATAAGGGGGTAAAACTTTTTCCCTTGTTTAATTCTATTGAGAAGTTTAAAAAGGCAGCCATTAAGATAAACGATGAAAAGAAG GCATTTGAAACAGTAAAAGCTAGGGCATTACCACAAAGAAAAGATTCCTGGAAAGTAAGAGAATTAAATGACAGACTAATGATGGCAGAACGGGCATTCACAGATCCAGATGGACTAACTACAAGGCCATGGTATAAACACATG ATTTATGCTCCATCAAAGCACAATGATTATGGATCCAAGTCCTTCCCAGGAGTAGATGACAGCATTGAGCAGGCTAAGAGCGTAAACACCAAACAGTCATGGCTTTTAGTTCAACATGAAGTGTGGAGAGTTGCTAGAGCCATAACACAAGCATCTCTAGTCCTTAGTGGTAAATTAACATGA